The following proteins come from a genomic window of Mammaliicoccus sp. Marseille-Q6498:
- a CDS encoding MarR family transcriptional regulator — translation MNRTDESLKALVGIKRTSDALDRVVKRDVSNYGLNITEFAVMELLFHKGDQPIQKVKQRILISSSSTTYVIDQLVKKEYVTRRQDTLDKRITYAVLTEKGHVLMEDIFPKHAEAIEKAFSILDDEELAVFRKALKKISAFSTK, via the coding sequence ATGAATCGAACAGATGAATCTTTAAAGGCATTGGTTGGTATTAAGCGTACAAGTGATGCGTTAGACCGTGTTGTAAAGCGAGATGTGAGTAATTACGGTTTGAATATTACTGAATTTGCCGTTATGGAACTGTTATTTCATAAAGGTGATCAACCTATTCAAAAAGTGAAACAACGTATTTTAATCTCAAGTAGTAGTACAACTTATGTTATTGATCAATTGGTTAAGAAAGAGTATGTAACACGTAGACAAGATACATTGGATAAACGTATCACATATGCTGTTCTTACTGAGAAAGGTCATGTTTTAATGGAAGATATTTTCCCAAAGCATGCTGAAGCAATTGAAAAAGCATTTTCTATATTAGATGATGAAGAACTTGCTGTATTTAGAAAAGCATTGAAGAAAATTAGCGCCTTTTCTACGAAGTAG